The Limnochorda sp. LNt genome includes a region encoding these proteins:
- a CDS encoding mannose-1-phosphate guanylyltransferase, with translation MAPLVAVIMAGGRGERFWPLSRRARPKQLLNLDGSRSLIQQAVERVLPLVDPQRVLVVTGREYVASIRAQLPELPEANILVEPAGRNTAACIGLAAVHLERTPGPWGSDPIMVVLPADHVVRDAEAFRRVMRAAAEAAETHALVTIGLWPTRPETGYGYIELGQPVGKALGYDVYQVQRFVEKPDLTLARRYVADGRHLWNSGMFVWRVRAIREALARHMPALHEGLERVARAWGRPDEGAVARSVFDGLESVSIDYGVLERAEGIVVIPADFGWDDAGSWPAFERLFAPDEAGNVVRGARHVGIDTSQCIVVVDGAQPKLVATLGVRDLVIVETEDVTLVCAKERAQDIRALLARLRSLGHQEYL, from the coding sequence GTGGCGCCGCTGGTGGCGGTCATCATGGCGGGGGGGCGCGGCGAGCGGTTCTGGCCGTTGAGCCGCCGTGCCAGGCCCAAGCAGCTGCTCAACCTCGACGGCTCTCGCAGCCTGATCCAGCAGGCCGTGGAGCGGGTGCTGCCGCTGGTCGATCCCCAGCGGGTGCTGGTGGTGACGGGGCGGGAGTACGTCGCCTCCATCCGGGCCCAGCTCCCCGAGCTGCCCGAGGCCAACATCCTGGTGGAGCCTGCCGGTCGCAACACGGCGGCCTGTATCGGGCTGGCCGCGGTCCACCTCGAGAGGACGCCGGGTCCGTGGGGGTCGGATCCCATCATGGTCGTGCTGCCCGCCGACCACGTGGTGCGAGACGCCGAAGCCTTTCGCCGGGTGATGAGGGCGGCGGCCGAGGCTGCCGAGACGCACGCCCTGGTCACCATCGGGCTGTGGCCGACCCGGCCCGAGACCGGCTACGGCTACATCGAACTGGGGCAGCCCGTGGGCAAGGCGCTCGGGTACGACGTCTACCAGGTGCAGCGCTTCGTGGAGAAGCCGGATCTGACCCTGGCGCGCCGCTACGTCGCCGACGGGAGGCACCTGTGGAACAGCGGGATGTTCGTCTGGCGGGTGCGCGCCATCCGCGAGGCGCTGGCCCGGCACATGCCCGCCCTCCACGAGGGGCTCGAGCGCGTCGCTCGAGCCTGGGGCCGGCCCGACGAGGGGGCCGTGGCCCGATCGGTCTTCGACGGGCTCGAGTCGGTCTCCATCGACTACGGCGTCCTGGAGAGGGCCGAGGGGATCGTGGTGATCCCGGCCGACTTCGGCTGGGACGATGCCGGGAGCTGGCCTGCCTTCGAGCGGCTGTTCGCCCCCGACGAGGCAGGCAACGTGGTCCGGGGGGCCCGCCACGTCGGGATCGACACCAGCCAGTGCATCGTCGTCGTCGATGGGGCGCAGCCAAAACTGGTAGCGACTCTCGGGGTGCGGGACCTGGTGATCGTGGAGACTGAAGACGTGACACTGGTATGTGCCAAGGAGCGGGCCCAGGATATCCGAGCGCTTCTCGCCAGACTGCGGTCCCTCGGTCACCAGGAGTACCTGTAG
- a CDS encoding SAM hydrolase/SAM-dependent halogenase family protein, with product MGVPPEPVPLVALLTDFGLSEYAGVLKGVIASLWEDARIVDLCHTVRPQDVREGAWILRTTYRYFPPGTLFVAVVDPGVGTERAAVAVESRHYRWVGPDNGLLFPAVEDDGALRIVNLSVPSGASNTFHGRDVFAPAAGRWAAGEPLESLGEARRAPLVPLRFYWTGRRGEVVRVDAFGNLVTPAPPPPGERRPGRPVTVALLRRSEGRWRRVGSPVTARWVRTYADAPAGALVVLVGSAGTLEVSQVAGSAAEVLGARSGDRLIFRFS from the coding sequence ATGGGCGTGCCGCCGGAGCCGGTGCCGCTGGTCGCGCTGCTGACCGACTTCGGGCTGAGTGAGTACGCGGGCGTCCTCAAGGGGGTCATCGCCTCCCTCTGGGAGGACGCCCGCATCGTAGACCTCTGCCACACCGTCAGGCCCCAGGACGTGCGGGAGGGGGCCTGGATCCTCCGGACGACGTACCGCTACTTCCCCCCGGGCACCCTCTTCGTGGCCGTGGTGGACCCCGGGGTGGGCACCGAGCGGGCGGCGGTGGCCGTCGAGAGCCGGCACTACCGATGGGTCGGCCCGGACAACGGCCTTCTCTTCCCGGCGGTGGAGGATGACGGCGCGCTTCGCATCGTAAACCTCTCTGTACCCTCTGGGGCCTCCAACACCTTCCACGGCCGGGACGTCTTCGCCCCGGCCGCGGGCCGATGGGCGGCCGGGGAGCCCCTGGAGTCGCTGGGAGAGGCCCGCCGGGCGCCCTTGGTGCCGCTGCGATTCTATTGGACGGGCCGGCGAGGCGAAGTGGTGCGGGTCGACGCCTTCGGCAACCTGGTGACGCCCGCCCCTCCGCCGCCCGGGGAGAGGCGGCCGGGTCGGCCGGTGACGGTGGCGTTGCTGCGGCGGTCGGAGGGCCGGTGGCGCCGGGTCGGGTCGCCGGTCACGGCGCGGTGGGTGCGTACCTATGCCGATGCGCCGGCCGGTGCGCTGGTGGTGCTGGTGGGCTCAGCCGGCACCCTGGAGGTCTCCCAGGTCGCCGGCTCGGCTGCTGAGGTGCTGGGAGCCCGCAGCGGGGATCGGCTGATCTTTCGATTCTCGTGA
- a CDS encoding glycosyltransferase family 4 protein — protein MEPERLRVLHLMREAAGGMVTHLAALTGALREAGVEVAVAAPPEVLARLRARLGDGGARCAWGVPLPLRDGMRPGADLAAAIRLRRAVRRLRPHVVHAHGHKAAWASALAMTPPSAAARVVTVHNFLPAPSGRIWSAAQRRMVRWSLGRADRLIAVSETLGRFAQDLLDGRRPVTVVPNALDPRWWSQASPRRDGRTGSRALVVACVMRLHASKGIELLIDGIARLPASVQLEAWIAGDGPCRPDLEARARATGAWRRVRFLGWAEPARVWMEADAAVLPWLREGASYSALEAMALGLPVVALECPGSREVVPEGAGLVVDPSPEGLASALERLAREPELRRRMGEQARRRATARTAREMAEETLALYREARGAGRGES, from the coding sequence ATGGAGCCGGAACGCCTGCGAGTCTTGCACCTGATGCGGGAAGCCGCCGGGGGGATGGTCACCCACCTGGCGGCCCTGACGGGGGCCCTGCGGGAAGCAGGGGTGGAGGTGGCGGTGGCCGCGCCCCCCGAGGTCCTGGCGCGACTCCGAGCCCGGCTCGGAGACGGGGGCGCCCGCTGTGCGTGGGGCGTGCCCCTGCCTCTGCGCGATGGGATGCGACCCGGCGCCGATCTCGCCGCCGCCATCAGGTTGCGAAGGGCTGTCAGGCGTTTGCGGCCGCACGTGGTGCACGCCCACGGCCACAAGGCGGCATGGGCCTCGGCGCTGGCCATGACGCCGCCTTCGGCCGCGGCCCGCGTGGTGACGGTGCACAACTTCCTGCCCGCGCCGTCCGGTCGCATCTGGAGCGCCGCCCAGCGTCGGATGGTGCGCTGGAGCCTCGGACGGGCGGACCGGCTCATCGCGGTCTCCGAGACGCTCGGGCGCTTCGCCCAGGATCTGCTGGACGGCCGCCGGCCCGTGACCGTGGTGCCCAACGCCTTGGATCCCCGGTGGTGGAGCCAGGCCAGCCCGCGACGGGACGGCAGGACAGGGAGCCGTGCGCTGGTCGTGGCCTGCGTGATGCGCCTGCACGCCTCCAAGGGCATCGAGCTCCTCATCGATGGCATCGCCCGCCTGCCGGCGTCCGTGCAGCTGGAGGCCTGGATCGCCGGGGATGGCCCGTGTCGGCCCGACTTGGAGGCGCGGGCCCGTGCGACGGGCGCCTGGCGCCGGGTGCGGTTCCTGGGATGGGCGGAGCCAGCCAGGGTCTGGATGGAGGCCGATGCCGCCGTGCTGCCATGGCTGCGGGAGGGCGCCTCCTACTCGGCCCTCGAGGCCATGGCCCTCGGCCTGCCGGTCGTGGCCCTGGAGTGCCCCGGCAGCCGCGAGGTGGTCCCCGAGGGAGCGGGCCTGGTGGTCGACCCCTCGCCCGAGGGGCTGGCCTCTGCCCTCGAGCGGCTGGCCCGTGAGCCCGAGCTCCGTCGGCGCATGGGCGAGCAGGCGCGACGGCGGGCGACGGCTCGGACGGCTCGGGAGATGGCCGAGGAGACCCTGGCGCTGTATCGCGAGGCGAGGGGGGCCGGACGGGGGGAGTCATGA
- a CDS encoding succinate dehydrogenase iron-sulfur subunit encodes MRVKIHVRRYNPEQDPAPYWAHYEVDVEPTDRLLDALHEIKWRVDGSLSFRRSCAHGVCGSDAMLVNGVNRLACKVLIKDLGPEIRVEPIRGLPVLKDLIVDMEPFFEAYRTVKPYLIVDDEHLPEREQLQSPEERERFDDTTKCILCAACTTSCPIFWANGRYLGPAAIVAAHRFIFDSRDQGAADRLAILDSRDGVWRCRTVFNCTDACPRGIQVTRAIQEVKQAIVSNRLRGDGRAAGAGAAGRAADRLRAE; translated from the coding sequence GTGCGAGTCAAGATTCACGTGCGCCGCTACAATCCCGAGCAGGACCCGGCACCCTACTGGGCCCACTACGAGGTCGACGTGGAGCCGACGGACCGCCTGCTCGACGCGCTCCACGAGATCAAGTGGCGCGTCGACGGGAGCCTGAGCTTCCGCCGCTCCTGCGCGCACGGCGTCTGCGGCTCGGACGCCATGCTCGTCAACGGGGTCAACCGGCTCGCCTGCAAGGTGCTGATCAAGGACCTCGGCCCCGAGATCCGGGTGGAGCCCATCCGGGGGTTGCCGGTGCTCAAGGACCTGATCGTGGACATGGAGCCCTTCTTCGAGGCGTACCGGACCGTCAAGCCCTACCTCATCGTGGACGATGAGCACCTGCCCGAGCGGGAGCAGCTCCAGTCGCCCGAGGAGCGCGAGCGCTTCGACGACACCACCAAGTGCATCCTGTGCGCGGCATGCACCACGTCGTGCCCTATCTTCTGGGCCAACGGGCGCTACTTGGGGCCGGCCGCGATCGTGGCGGCCCACCGCTTCATCTTCGACAGCCGGGACCAGGGAGCGGCCGATCGTCTGGCCATCCTCGACAGCCGCGACGGGGTGTGGCGGTGCCGCACCGTCTTCAACTGCACCGACGCCTGCCCGCGCGGGATCCAGGTGACCCGGGCCATCCAGGAGGTCAAGCAGGCCATCGTGTCCAACCGCTTGCGAGGGGATGGGCGTGCCGCCGGAGCCGGTGCCGCTGGTCGCGCTGCTGACCGACTTCGGGCTGAGTGA
- the trxB gene encoding thioredoxin-disulfide reductase has protein sequence MEQVIVLGSGPAGLTAAIYAARASLSPLVVAGREAGGQLMLTTEVENFPGFPEGIQGPELMDAMRRQAERFGARFVDDDATGVDFTGHPLKVTVGDQTYEAEAVIVATGASARWLGLPSEQRLRGRGVSSCATCDGYFFQGKKVVVVGGGDTAMEEALFLTRFATEVVVVHRRDALRASKVLQDRARAHPKIRFVWNAVVEEVLGDKSVEGVRLRDVKTGETRVEPCHGLFVAIGHDPNTGFLRGQLDLDERGYVVVHDETRTSVEGVFCAGDVADHRYRQAITAAAAGCKAAMDAEKYLEARHAAPLASSASS, from the coding sequence ATGGAGCAGGTGATCGTCCTCGGTTCCGGACCGGCGGGCCTGACGGCCGCCATCTACGCGGCCCGCGCCAGCCTGAGCCCCCTGGTGGTGGCCGGGCGGGAGGCGGGCGGCCAGCTGATGCTGACCACCGAGGTGGAGAATTTCCCAGGCTTCCCCGAGGGGATCCAGGGGCCGGAGCTCATGGATGCCATGCGCCGACAGGCCGAGCGGTTCGGCGCGCGCTTCGTCGACGACGACGCGACGGGCGTCGACTTCACCGGCCACCCCCTCAAGGTGACCGTCGGCGATCAGACCTACGAGGCCGAGGCCGTCATCGTCGCGACGGGCGCGTCGGCCCGTTGGCTGGGGTTGCCCTCCGAGCAGCGGCTGCGGGGGCGGGGCGTCTCCAGCTGCGCGACCTGCGACGGCTACTTCTTCCAGGGCAAGAAGGTCGTGGTGGTGGGCGGCGGCGACACGGCCATGGAGGAGGCGCTCTTCCTCACCCGCTTCGCCACCGAGGTGGTGGTGGTCCACCGTCGCGACGCCCTCAGGGCCAGCAAGGTGCTGCAGGATCGGGCCCGGGCCCATCCCAAGATCCGCTTCGTCTGGAACGCGGTGGTCGAGGAGGTGCTGGGCGACAAGAGCGTGGAGGGGGTGCGCCTGCGGGACGTCAAGACCGGTGAGACCCGTGTCGAGCCGTGCCACGGGCTCTTCGTCGCCATCGGCCACGATCCCAACACCGGCTTCTTGCGCGGGCAGCTCGACCTCGACGAGCGGGGCTACGTGGTGGTCCATGACGAGACGCGCACCAGCGTGGAGGGCGTCTTCTGCGCCGGTGACGTGGCCGACCACCGCTACCGCCAGGCCATCACCGCGGCGGCCGCAGGCTGCAAGGCGGCCATGGATGCGGAGAAATACCTGGAGGCCCGCCACGCGGCCCCGCTGGCCTCCTCGGCCAGCTCGTAG
- a CDS encoding co-chaperone GroES, whose translation MTIKPLEDRVLVRPVKPEERTRGGIILPDTAQEKSQEGEVVAVGDDESIKVKPGDRVLFAKYSGTEVKIDGVEHLIVNRSDLLAVIERDGVAASS comes from the coding sequence ATGACCATCAAGCCGCTCGAGGACCGGGTGCTCGTGCGTCCCGTCAAGCCCGAGGAGCGCACCCGGGGCGGGATCATCCTGCCCGACACCGCCCAGGAGAAGTCTCAGGAGGGCGAGGTCGTCGCCGTCGGCGACGACGAGTCCATCAAGGTGAAGCCGGGCGATCGGGTCCTCTTCGCGAAGTACTCGGGCACCGAGGTGAAGATCGACGGCGTCGAGCACCTCATCGTCAACCGCTCGGACCTGCTGGCCGTCATCGAGCGAGACGGCGTCGCGGCCAGCTCCTGA
- a CDS encoding AGE family epimerase/isomerase, protein MPARERRRHRAAPAAGLQMGPSWSLAHVRRLTDTTGIVEHALGAVPNASEGYTLDDNARALVAVVRHHRSTRDPESLELAVRYLSFILYCQTADGWFHNDVGWDRRFLDARATGDPVGRAIWALGEAVAGLGLEGLWMGAARALGRTLAWAPKLSGLRPVAFALLGIRALARSPRARLRAVGDGVTASALKQMAAELAERLVSAYHRTRRDAWPWFEDRLTYANARLPQALVAAWEVTGHGPFLEVAVASYRFLWDHLWNGAYLDLVGNRGWWVRGQARARYDQQPVDAGAMAEAAASLYVATGRGEYLTQAERALEWFYGRNALGAPLYDEATGGCRDGLGPDGVNANEGAESTLAHLLARMAVEQARRRAALPRTRAMA, encoded by the coding sequence GTGCCGGCCCGTGAGCGCCGCCGGCATCGGGCGGCCCCGGCGGCCGGGCTCCAGATGGGGCCCAGCTGGAGCCTGGCCCACGTGAGGCGCCTCACCGACACCACTGGCATCGTCGAGCACGCCCTGGGGGCCGTCCCCAACGCCTCCGAGGGCTACACCCTGGACGACAACGCTCGCGCCCTGGTCGCCGTCGTCCGCCACCACCGGTCGACTCGGGACCCCGAGAGCCTGGAGCTGGCGGTGCGCTACTTGAGCTTCATCCTCTACTGCCAGACCGCGGACGGGTGGTTTCACAACGACGTCGGCTGGGACCGCCGTTTCCTGGACGCCCGCGCCACCGGCGACCCGGTGGGTCGCGCCATCTGGGCGCTGGGGGAGGCGGTGGCCGGGCTCGGGCTCGAGGGGCTGTGGATGGGTGCCGCCCGCGCCCTGGGGCGCACCCTGGCGTGGGCACCCAAGCTGAGCGGCCTGCGGCCGGTCGCGTTCGCCCTGCTGGGGATCCGGGCCCTGGCGCGCAGCCCCCGGGCGCGCCTGCGGGCCGTCGGCGACGGGGTGACGGCGAGCGCGCTCAAGCAGATGGCCGCGGAGCTGGCCGAGCGCCTGGTCTCGGCCTACCACCGGACGCGACGCGACGCGTGGCCATGGTTCGAGGACCGGCTGACGTACGCCAACGCCCGGTTGCCCCAGGCGCTGGTGGCGGCGTGGGAGGTGACCGGCCACGGCCCGTTCCTGGAGGTGGCCGTGGCCAGCTACCGGTTTCTCTGGGACCACCTGTGGAACGGGGCCTACCTGGACCTGGTCGGCAATCGCGGATGGTGGGTCCGGGGGCAGGCGAGGGCGCGCTATGACCAGCAGCCCGTCGACGCAGGCGCCATGGCCGAGGCGGCCGCCAGTCTCTACGTGGCCACCGGGCGTGGCGAGTACCTGACGCAGGCGGAGCGAGCGCTCGAGTGGTTCTACGGGCGCAACGCGCTGGGCGCGCCGCTCTACGACGAGGCCACGGGTGGCTGCCGCGACGGCTTGGGCCCGGATGGGGTCAACGCCAACGAGGGCGCCGAGTCGACCCTGGCCCACCTGCTGGCGCGCATGGCGGTAGAGCAGGCGCGCCGGCGCGCGGCCCTGCCCCGGACGCGGGCCATGGCCTGA
- a CDS encoding glycosyltransferase family 4 protein, with translation MLEHQDGLEGLGGLRGRPRRMGLPSWRTGPRVAFVSSFPPRRCGIASFTADLARSLKRAVPAARTGVIAVDPSWERMERRPPYAGEVDQVLSVTLEDADSYAAAAAWAERQGYEVISVQHEYGIFGGDHGEYVVTHLLRATRLPVVTTLHTILRRPNEKQRQLLVELAARSRTVVVQARSALDLLERVYGIDRARVLVIPHGTPDFPAIPSAAAKARLGFGQRPVLLTYGLLSPGKGIEQAIQALPQVTRRQPDVLYVVAGQTHPNVRKLSGEAYRQSLIRMAAELGVAHNVQFIDRYLDLEDLGWLLAAADVYVLPYPNEDQAVSGTLSYALAAGKAVVSTPFRYARELIGPGRGLLCRFGDPSSLAAEVLRVLESEDLRRTLEHRARAFGQSMSWEIVGARYGRLFEWVAGSAREEPAVPDASSAAWAAKMVTPRGLPLAGDWSQAHSQPGR, from the coding sequence ATGCTTGAGCATCAAGACGGCTTGGAGGGGCTCGGTGGCCTGCGGGGGCGCCCGCGGCGCATGGGCTTGCCGTCGTGGCGCACCGGCCCCCGGGTGGCCTTCGTCAGCTCCTTTCCGCCTCGGCGCTGCGGCATCGCCTCCTTCACGGCCGACCTGGCCCGCTCGCTCAAGCGAGCGGTGCCCGCTGCCCGCACCGGCGTCATCGCCGTCGATCCGTCGTGGGAGCGGATGGAGCGGCGACCGCCGTACGCGGGCGAGGTGGACCAGGTCCTGAGCGTGACCCTGGAGGACGCCGACAGTTACGCGGCGGCCGCGGCCTGGGCGGAGCGCCAGGGGTACGAGGTCATCAGCGTCCAGCACGAGTACGGCATCTTCGGCGGCGACCACGGAGAGTACGTCGTGACGCACCTGCTGCGGGCCACCCGCCTGCCGGTCGTCACCACGCTCCACACCATCCTCCGCCGACCCAACGAGAAGCAGCGGCAGCTGCTGGTGGAGCTGGCAGCGCGGTCCCGCACAGTGGTGGTGCAGGCGCGCTCGGCCCTGGACCTGTTGGAGCGCGTCTACGGCATCGATCGAGCGCGGGTGCTCGTCATCCCACACGGGACGCCCGACTTCCCGGCCATCCCCTCGGCCGCGGCCAAGGCGCGCCTCGGCTTCGGGCAGCGCCCGGTGCTGCTGACGTACGGCCTGCTCAGCCCGGGCAAGGGCATCGAGCAAGCCATCCAGGCCCTGCCCCAGGTGACGCGGCGGCAGCCCGACGTCCTCTACGTCGTGGCGGGGCAGACCCACCCCAACGTCCGCAAGCTCTCGGGCGAAGCGTACCGGCAGTCCCTGATCCGCATGGCGGCGGAGCTGGGCGTGGCGCACAACGTCCAGTTCATCGACCGCTACCTCGACCTGGAGGATCTGGGCTGGCTGCTGGCGGCCGCCGACGTCTACGTCCTGCCCTATCCCAACGAGGACCAGGCCGTGAGCGGCACCCTCAGTTACGCCCTGGCCGCGGGCAAGGCGGTGGTCTCCACGCCGTTTCGCTACGCCCGCGAGCTGATCGGGCCAGGACGGGGGCTGTTGTGCCGGTTCGGTGACCCGTCCTCGCTGGCCGCCGAGGTCCTGCGGGTGCTGGAGAGCGAGGATCTGCGCCGGACGCTGGAGCACCGGGCACGGGCCTTCGGACAGTCGATGAGCTGGGAGATCGTCGGGGCGCGCTACGGCCGCCTCTTCGAATGGGTGGCCGGCTCGGCCAGGGAGGAGCCGGCCGTGCCTGACGCGTCCTCGGCCGCCTGGGCGGCCAAGATGGTGACGCCCCGGGGCCTGCCCCTCGCGGGTGACTGGTCGCAGGCCCACTCCCAGCCCGGGAGGTGA
- a CDS encoding phosphoglucomutase/phosphomannomutase family protein, whose protein sequence is MPSRPIRFGTDGWRDVIADGFTFERVRVVAAAMARYLHQQGLASRGVGVGYDGRFLSGRFARTVAEVLAGAGIPVLLTRRETPTPALAAAVVERGLGGGIVVTASHNPPEFNGLKFKPPYGGSATEAITAPIEREANAILEEDGADVPWRPLEDAVAAGLVEWCDPIEPYLRRLLGLVDMEAIARADLAVAVDPMHGAARGVLAEALRRAGVRRLVAVREEANPGFGGLNPEPIEPNLGPLKSCVRDGGWQAGFAVDGDGDRIGMVDETGGFVNAHQIFSLVLMHLVEHRGLKGEVVKTVSTTSMIDRLARRYGLPLVETPVGFKYVCARMLEGDVLVGGEESGGIGIRGHIPERDGILSALIMAELMATTRLPVSGLLQELVRRVGPHLYGRLDLHFDESRRQALVQRLAGHAPDRIADVPVKEVKRVDGFKFVLEDGSWLMVRPSGTEPLVRVYAEADRPERLNALLGTGRQWVEHVSAGERSHA, encoded by the coding sequence GTGCCATCGCGTCCGATCCGGTTCGGTACCGACGGCTGGCGAGACGTCATCGCGGACGGCTTCACCTTCGAGCGGGTACGGGTCGTGGCCGCGGCCATGGCCCGCTACCTCCACCAGCAGGGGCTGGCCTCTCGAGGGGTCGGGGTGGGCTACGACGGGCGGTTCCTGTCGGGGCGGTTCGCCCGGACCGTGGCGGAGGTGCTGGCGGGGGCCGGCATCCCGGTGCTGCTCACCCGGCGCGAGACTCCCACGCCCGCGCTCGCGGCGGCCGTGGTGGAGCGGGGCCTCGGGGGCGGCATCGTCGTGACGGCCAGCCACAACCCGCCCGAGTTCAACGGGCTCAAGTTCAAGCCTCCCTACGGGGGCTCCGCCACCGAGGCCATCACGGCGCCCATCGAGCGGGAGGCCAATGCGATCCTGGAGGAGGACGGGGCCGACGTCCCGTGGCGTCCCCTCGAGGATGCGGTCGCGGCCGGGCTGGTGGAGTGGTGCGACCCCATCGAGCCGTACCTGCGCCGCCTCTTGGGCCTGGTGGACATGGAGGCCATCGCCCGGGCCGACCTGGCGGTGGCGGTCGACCCCATGCACGGGGCCGCCAGGGGCGTGCTGGCAGAGGCCCTCAGGAGGGCCGGCGTGCGGCGCCTGGTGGCCGTCCGGGAGGAGGCCAACCCTGGCTTCGGGGGGCTCAATCCCGAGCCCATCGAGCCCAACTTGGGGCCGCTCAAGTCCTGCGTGCGAGACGGGGGCTGGCAGGCCGGCTTCGCGGTGGACGGTGACGGTGACCGGATCGGCATGGTCGACGAGACGGGAGGGTTCGTCAACGCACACCAGATCTTCTCCCTCGTCTTGATGCACCTCGTGGAGCACCGCGGGCTCAAGGGCGAGGTCGTCAAGACCGTCTCCACCACCTCCATGATTGACCGGCTCGCCCGACGATACGGTCTTCCGCTGGTGGAGACGCCCGTCGGCTTCAAGTACGTCTGCGCGAGGATGCTGGAGGGCGACGTGCTCGTCGGGGGCGAGGAGAGCGGCGGGATCGGCATACGAGGCCACATCCCCGAGCGCGACGGCATCCTCAGCGCCCTCATCATGGCCGAGCTGATGGCCACCACTCGGCTGCCGGTGTCGGGCCTGTTGCAGGAGCTCGTCCGGCGGGTGGGGCCCCACCTGTACGGACGGCTCGACCTGCACTTCGACGAATCCCGGCGCCAAGCGCTGGTGCAACGGCTGGCCGGGCACGCCCCCGACCGGATCGCCGATGTACCCGTCAAGGAAGTGAAGCGTGTGGATGGCTTCAAGTTCGTGCTCGAAGACGGCTCCTGGCTGATGGTGCGGCCCTCGGGCACGGAGCCTCTGGTGCGGGTCTACGCCGAGGCGGACCGTCCCGAGCGCCTGAATGCCCTGCTCGGCACCGGCCGGCAGTGGGTCGAGCACGTGTCGGCAGGTGAGCGCAGCCATGCTTGA
- a CDS encoding glutaredoxin family protein: MASTQPRVIVYSTPTCPWCNATKRYLRERQIRFYDVDVSRDPRAAQEMIRKSGQQGVPVIDINGRIVVGFDRARIDQLLGLRR, from the coding sequence GTGGCATCGACGCAACCGCGCGTCATCGTCTACTCCACCCCCACGTGCCCCTGGTGCAATGCCACCAAGCGCTACCTGCGCGAGCGTCAGATCCGCTTCTACGACGTCGACGTCTCGCGTGACCCCAGGGCGGCGCAGGAGATGATCCGCAAGTCCGGGCAGCAGGGGGTCCCCGTCATCGACATCAACGGACGCATCGTCGTGGGATTCGATCGGGCCCGCATCGACCAGCTGCTGGGCCTGAGACGATAA